The following proteins come from a genomic window of Gimesia chilikensis:
- a CDS encoding alkaline phosphatase D family protein, with product MFDYKRLNEAVKAENGISRRLFLSYGAALSTLPLLGRASWANPSPVFQKDPFTLGVASGDPDSTSVILWTRLAPEPLQPHGGLGPQPIEVKWELAEDEGFQKLVASGTTQATPQLGHSVHVEAKGLKADHWYWYRFQAGDAVSPVGRTRTMPETTAMPDQLKFAFASCQNYEQGLFTAYEQMAQDDLDLVFHLGDYIYEYQSGRNGKIRTHFGPEIESLGDYRIRHSQYRADPLLHNMHAKCPWFVTWDDHEFDNNCAADVSEELDADPIDYLLRRANAYQAYYEMMPLRPGCLPQGPHMQLYRQGGFGRLADFFVLDTRQYRSDQPNGDKKSPLNQSAMARSNSLLGGKQRNWLQSQLISSDATWNVLAQQVMMGMVSFSSKDAERVYSMDQWPGSAYERMQLLQFMADRRVPNPVVLTGDIHSNWVNNLRVDDRKPETPVVATEFVGTSISSGGNGVQKRKGHADILSHNPCVQFQNSERGYVRCTVTPKNWISDYMVVDDVTRPGGHVTPRAAFVVEAGTPGAQPA from the coding sequence ATGTTCGATTACAAACGGCTTAATGAAGCAGTTAAAGCAGAGAACGGTATCAGCCGTCGTCTCTTTCTTTCCTATGGTGCAGCGCTGTCGACTCTTCCTTTACTGGGTCGGGCCAGTTGGGCGAATCCCTCTCCCGTTTTCCAGAAAGATCCATTCACGCTGGGTGTCGCTTCCGGCGATCCGGACTCGACCAGTGTGATTTTATGGACCCGCCTCGCTCCCGAACCACTACAGCCCCACGGCGGGTTAGGTCCCCAACCGATCGAAGTCAAATGGGAACTGGCGGAAGACGAAGGCTTTCAGAAGCTGGTAGCTTCAGGCACGACCCAGGCAACTCCACAGCTCGGGCATTCCGTGCACGTGGAAGCGAAAGGCCTGAAAGCCGATCACTGGTACTGGTATCGGTTCCAGGCAGGCGATGCCGTCAGCCCCGTGGGACGCACGCGGACGATGCCTGAAACCACCGCGATGCCAGACCAGCTGAAATTTGCTTTCGCCAGCTGTCAGAACTATGAACAGGGACTGTTTACCGCCTACGAACAGATGGCCCAGGACGACCTGGACCTGGTCTTCCACCTGGGTGATTATATCTACGAATATCAGTCTGGCAGAAACGGCAAGATCCGCACACACTTTGGTCCCGAGATCGAATCACTGGGTGATTACCGGATTCGCCACTCCCAGTACCGCGCCGATCCCTTGCTGCACAACATGCATGCCAAATGTCCCTGGTTTGTAACCTGGGATGACCATGAATTTGATAATAACTGTGCCGCTGATGTCTCCGAAGAACTGGATGCCGACCCGATTGACTATCTACTCAGACGGGCCAACGCTTACCAGGCATACTACGAAATGATGCCGCTGAGACCTGGTTGCCTGCCTCAGGGACCGCATATGCAGCTTTATCGCCAGGGTGGTTTTGGACGACTTGCAGATTTCTTTGTGCTGGATACACGTCAGTATCGTTCTGATCAGCCGAATGGGGATAAGAAATCTCCGCTGAATCAATCAGCAATGGCACGCAGCAATTCGCTCCTGGGCGGTAAACAACGAAACTGGCTGCAGTCCCAGCTGATCAGTTCAGATGCGACCTGGAACGTTCTGGCCCAGCAGGTGATGATGGGCATGGTGAGTTTCTCTTCGAAAGACGCAGAGCGGGTCTATTCCATGGACCAGTGGCCCGGCAGTGCCTATGAACGGATGCAGTTGCTGCAATTCATGGCTGATCGCCGTGTCCCTAATCCGGTAGTATTAACCGGTGACATTCATTCCAACTGGGTGAATAATCTGCGCGTGGATGACCGCAAGCCCGAAACACCTGTCGTGGCGACTGAATTTGTAGGAACCTCTATCAGCAGTGGTGGGAACGGTGTGCAGAAGCGCAAAGGGCACGCTGACATTCTCTCACACAACCCCTGCGTGCAGTTTCAGAACTCCGAACGTGGCTATGTCCGCTGCACTGTGACTCCCAAGAACTGGATCAGCGATTACATGGTTGTGGATGATGTTACCCGTCCCGGGGGACATGTCACTCCGCGGGCTGCATTTGTAGTCGAAGCGGGTACTCCGGGAGCACAACCGGCTTAA
- a CDS encoding DUF1501 domain-containing protein yields MQSSSFRYSCCPGALPVNSRRGFLKQTSAGFGWLALAGLLCEQNRLQAAPPSTPPHHTPRVKNVIFCFMDGGPSHVDTFDPKPALKTHEGKPIGAGAVSKRSQSSAGRVWLGSPWKFRQRGESGLWVSDLFPQLAQVADELCVVRSMVGELPLHGQQNLLLHTGRIIGQAPSMGAWVSYGLGTENRNLPAYVVLNNDWVPNGGLENFGSSFLPATHQATQLRAKGVPVDNIRPGDSLSLQQRKLELLAAQDQIFADKASAASPIESAIANYETAFRMQTLVPEVSDISQEPAYIQREYGVDSTDEHQHYYATQALRARRLVEAGVRFVEITCPSFDSNNSPWDQHGQLKKNHEKNARITEQSVAALIVDLKRRGLLDETLVVWAGEMGRTPHTPKVTPTCGRDHHVNGYSLFLAGGGFKPGITFGETDEFGNAVVEHPLSIHDIHATILDQLGLDHEALTFRHGGRDHRLTDVHGHVIQEILS; encoded by the coding sequence ATGCAGAGCTCATCATTCCGTTACAGTTGCTGCCCGGGGGCATTGCCCGTCAATTCCCGCCGTGGCTTCCTCAAGCAGACAAGTGCCGGTTTTGGCTGGTTGGCACTGGCAGGTCTGCTGTGTGAGCAGAATCGATTGCAGGCAGCACCGCCATCAACGCCGCCCCACCATACGCCGCGTGTCAAAAATGTCATCTTTTGTTTCATGGATGGCGGGCCCAGTCACGTGGACACCTTCGACCCCAAGCCGGCATTGAAAACGCATGAAGGGAAACCGATCGGGGCAGGCGCCGTTTCCAAGCGATCTCAATCGAGCGCCGGTCGGGTCTGGCTGGGAAGTCCCTGGAAATTCCGACAACGGGGTGAGAGCGGTCTCTGGGTCAGCGATCTGTTTCCGCAACTGGCTCAAGTGGCTGACGAACTGTGTGTCGTACGTTCTATGGTGGGAGAACTGCCCTTGCATGGTCAACAGAATCTGTTGTTGCACACGGGGCGGATTATCGGACAGGCACCGAGCATGGGGGCCTGGGTTTCTTATGGACTGGGTACCGAGAACCGCAACCTTCCCGCCTACGTCGTGTTGAATAACGACTGGGTGCCGAATGGAGGCCTGGAAAATTTTGGCAGTTCGTTTCTCCCCGCTACACATCAGGCAACGCAGTTACGCGCGAAAGGCGTACCCGTGGACAACATCCGGCCGGGTGATTCACTATCGCTACAACAGCGTAAACTGGAACTGCTGGCTGCACAGGACCAGATCTTTGCGGACAAAGCCTCGGCAGCTTCACCCATTGAGAGTGCGATCGCCAACTATGAAACCGCATTTCGTATGCAGACCCTGGTTCCTGAAGTCTCCGACATCAGTCAGGAGCCTGCTTACATCCAGCGCGAGTATGGCGTGGATTCGACCGACGAACATCAGCACTACTACGCAACCCAGGCGCTGCGGGCCCGGCGGCTTGTCGAAGCGGGAGTCCGATTTGTGGAGATCACGTGTCCCAGTTTCGACAGCAATAACAGCCCTTGGGACCAACACGGGCAGCTCAAGAAAAACCATGAGAAGAATGCGCGAATTACGGAACAGTCCGTGGCGGCGCTGATTGTCGATCTGAAACGACGTGGTCTACTCGACGAAACTCTGGTTGTCTGGGCAGGTGAAATGGGTCGGACTCCCCATACACCGAAAGTCACGCCGACCTGTGGTCGTGATCATCATGTCAACGGTTACAGTCTGTTTCTGGCCGGGGGTGGCTTTAAACCGGGAATCACGTTCGGAGAGACCGATGAATTTGGAAATGCGGTCGTCGAACACCCACTGTCGATTCATGACATCCATGCGACGATTCTGGATCAACTTGGACTGGATCATGAAGCACTGACGTTTCGACATGGGGGCCGTGACCACCGTTTGACCGATGTGCACGGACATGTAATCCAGGAGATACTGAGTTAA
- a CDS encoding PAS domain S-box protein: protein MHHSFSSDSNVGDSIQARVKVSGWENAVRTPFLQAALASFFLVLVLVLFQKQSIIPQSASESATAIQQRQTVSQLQVQTAEIVKHLLLLSNPKQAASSYQRLDELLNQWNAQRHQLSQTVAGSASAASKLDRQISPLFEQITADVLKVLSGQQSPEAMLPRVLTSEQKLMPLLVKFQSVLPDADQAQTGQAASVSHHWFFWLVLPVTAYAASFYLLTRVRKRKDSLDKRETDLDLRIQNLKSNQSQLAASISASFHETWSWTEQTNEFWCSKSFWRVFGYTAESEFPLAQYEVFLNHLGAGNRESWEAAIERHLQESKPIDLKVRTRNQLGFSRWVRIQAQALNGEREGQRTLIGTVEDIHDYQLTKMQLNQSEKLLSRVGEVAKIGGWHLDLETRELFWTQETYAIHEVEPGYRPSIETAYSFYAPEARPVLQSALERSIETGQSWDLKLPFITAKGRHIWVRAQGELEYEQGNPVRLVGAFQDITEEKQREADFLLLQYDEYTSRAHLDGVIRAATEVSIIATDPEGIITLFSPGAEQLLGYSAREMIGIQTPEFFHLAEEIEEHARELTTALGRKIENFETFIALAQQGDSDKREWTYVCKDGSHRTVELTVTAIRDQYQQIEGFLGVGIDVTLQKQNEKQLSRLATAVSKSTNGVVITDAQGHVEWVNDRFTQITGYSLEEVMGQCPGAMLQGEKTDSRVIEYMSRKISAGESFETELINYHKSGAEYWVHLKVDPILDADGKLTGFMAIENDITERKQAEQELLDSREKIRRLIDALPVAAYTCNTQGLITYYNQAAADFWGREPQIENPNDRFCGSFKLFGTDGSPIPHEKCWMALALNTGKTLHGGEIVVESEDGSRKTALAHVSPLFNFEGELTGAVNVLVDISDRIVLEKSLREATVRLELCLKVLDQHAIVAETDLNGTIRHVNEMFCKVSGYTEAESIGQTHSIVNSGTHSREFWKEVFRTIAAEGMWQGEICNRRKNGEPYWVDTTIATMKDGEGNPTGYLAIRNDITELKQAQEAALAASQSKSEFLANMSHEIRTPLTAILGYADLLKNDSEFSTSPRKRDQAVNTIQEAGNHLLTVINDILDLSKIEAQKVQLDYTTTQVFHILDHIESLLRPPATEKGVEMVTRIQNPIPDLIKSDPTRLRQILMNLVGNAVKFTEQGQIQLIVELSQQGDISFLQFDIQDTGPGMSPAQAEKIFNAFSQADTSVTRQHGGTGLGLVISRKLARLMNGEVSLVWTRQGTGTCFRLLLPIETVDETRYSTSRFQDEPEQTEHKTSPAPLALPAGTRILLAEDGPDNQRLISFLLKKKGAEVDVADNGAIALRKFQEAEQAGQPYQLLLTDMQMPEMDGYTLARTLRAEGAKLPIVALTAHAMAEDRQKCLDAGCDDYLSKPVNSKVLAKTLLHWITLQTPTETEPPSVL from the coding sequence ATGCATCATAGTTTTAGTTCTGACTCAAATGTCGGTGACTCAATCCAGGCCCGTGTCAAGGTTTCCGGGTGGGAAAATGCTGTTCGAACGCCTTTTCTACAGGCTGCTCTCGCCAGCTTTTTCCTGGTTCTGGTACTGGTTCTGTTTCAGAAGCAGTCAATCATACCGCAGTCAGCTTCCGAATCCGCGACTGCGATACAGCAACGACAGACGGTCAGTCAACTTCAGGTCCAGACTGCAGAAATCGTCAAGCATCTGCTGTTGTTGAGTAACCCGAAGCAGGCTGCCAGTAGCTATCAGCGACTGGACGAATTATTAAATCAGTGGAATGCTCAGCGTCATCAGCTCAGTCAGACGGTGGCAGGCTCCGCTTCCGCTGCCTCGAAGCTTGATAGGCAAATCAGCCCTCTCTTTGAGCAGATTACAGCAGACGTTCTTAAAGTGCTGTCGGGGCAACAGAGTCCCGAGGCCATGTTGCCTCGGGTTCTCACCAGCGAGCAGAAATTGATGCCCCTGCTGGTGAAATTTCAGTCTGTCTTACCTGATGCTGACCAGGCGCAGACAGGCCAGGCGGCTTCTGTTTCGCATCACTGGTTTTTCTGGCTGGTATTGCCAGTCACAGCCTATGCAGCCAGTTTCTATCTGTTGACCCGTGTCCGAAAGCGAAAGGACAGCCTGGACAAGAGAGAAACGGATCTCGATTTACGCATACAGAATCTGAAAAGCAATCAATCCCAACTGGCTGCGTCAATCTCGGCTTCCTTTCATGAAACCTGGTCCTGGACTGAGCAGACCAATGAATTCTGGTGCTCCAAATCATTCTGGCGCGTGTTCGGCTACACAGCAGAGTCAGAGTTTCCCCTCGCTCAGTATGAAGTATTTCTCAATCATCTGGGGGCGGGAAACAGAGAATCCTGGGAAGCAGCGATAGAGCGACATTTGCAGGAAAGTAAACCAATCGATCTTAAAGTTCGCACCCGGAATCAACTGGGGTTCTCCCGCTGGGTGCGAATCCAGGCCCAGGCCTTGAACGGAGAACGGGAGGGGCAGCGGACCCTGATCGGAACCGTCGAAGACATTCATGATTATCAGCTGACGAAGATGCAGCTCAACCAGAGTGAAAAGCTGTTATCACGTGTTGGCGAAGTCGCTAAGATCGGTGGTTGGCACCTGGATCTCGAAACGCGGGAATTGTTCTGGACCCAGGAGACGTATGCGATCCATGAAGTCGAGCCGGGATATCGTCCTTCCATCGAGACTGCGTACAGTTTTTATGCACCTGAGGCACGTCCCGTTTTGCAAAGTGCGCTGGAACGATCGATCGAAACCGGGCAGTCCTGGGATCTCAAGCTCCCCTTCATTACAGCGAAAGGGCGACATATCTGGGTGAGAGCCCAGGGGGAACTGGAATACGAACAGGGGAACCCCGTACGCCTGGTGGGTGCTTTTCAGGATATTACGGAAGAAAAGCAGCGCGAAGCGGATTTTCTACTCCTGCAGTATGACGAATACACTTCGCGTGCGCATCTGGATGGCGTCATCCGGGCGGCTACGGAAGTCTCCATCATTGCCACCGATCCCGAGGGGATTATCACGCTGTTCAGTCCCGGAGCCGAGCAGTTGCTGGGGTATTCAGCCAGGGAAATGATTGGCATTCAGACTCCCGAATTTTTTCATCTTGCAGAAGAAATTGAAGAACATGCCCGGGAATTGACTACTGCACTCGGACGTAAGATTGAAAATTTTGAAACCTTTATCGCACTGGCGCAACAGGGAGATTCTGACAAGCGTGAATGGACTTATGTCTGTAAAGACGGCAGTCATCGAACCGTTGAACTGACGGTGACAGCGATTCGCGATCAGTATCAGCAAATCGAAGGCTTCCTTGGAGTCGGCATCGACGTTACTCTACAGAAACAGAATGAAAAACAACTGTCGCGACTGGCAACGGCAGTCAGTAAGTCGACGAATGGTGTTGTGATCACCGATGCCCAGGGACATGTGGAATGGGTCAATGACCGGTTTACACAGATCACCGGCTATAGTCTCGAAGAGGTAATGGGGCAGTGCCCTGGGGCGATGCTCCAGGGAGAAAAAACGGATTCCCGGGTGATCGAGTACATGTCGCGAAAGATTAGCGCAGGAGAGAGCTTCGAAACAGAACTGATTAACTATCACAAGTCAGGAGCAGAATACTGGGTGCATCTTAAAGTTGATCCGATCCTGGACGCCGATGGCAAACTGACCGGTTTCATGGCCATCGAAAATGATATTACGGAGCGCAAGCAGGCGGAACAGGAACTGTTGGACAGCCGGGAAAAAATCCGCCGCCTGATTGATGCCCTGCCTGTCGCTGCATATACGTGTAATACCCAGGGACTGATTACCTATTACAACCAGGCAGCAGCCGATTTCTGGGGGCGGGAACCACAGATCGAAAATCCGAATGACCGGTTCTGTGGTTCGTTTAAATTATTCGGCACTGATGGAAGTCCGATTCCGCATGAGAAATGCTGGATGGCACTTGCTCTGAACACTGGGAAAACTCTTCACGGTGGTGAGATCGTAGTTGAGTCTGAGGACGGCAGTCGCAAGACCGCGCTGGCACATGTCAGTCCGCTGTTCAATTTCGAGGGGGAACTCACTGGTGCGGTAAATGTACTCGTAGATATTTCCGATCGTATTGTTTTGGAGAAGTCGCTCAGAGAAGCAACAGTGCGGCTGGAACTCTGCCTGAAAGTGCTGGATCAGCATGCGATTGTGGCTGAGACCGACCTGAATGGTACTATCCGTCACGTGAATGAAATGTTCTGCAAAGTCAGTGGTTATACCGAAGCAGAATCCATCGGGCAGACACACAGCATCGTTAATTCTGGAACTCATTCCCGGGAATTCTGGAAAGAGGTGTTTCGCACCATTGCCGCGGAAGGCATGTGGCAGGGGGAAATCTGTAATCGGCGTAAAAATGGTGAGCCCTACTGGGTCGATACGACAATCGCGACGATGAAGGACGGAGAAGGAAATCCTACGGGCTATCTCGCGATTCGAAACGACATCACCGAACTCAAACAGGCACAGGAAGCAGCGCTGGCAGCGTCTCAAAGTAAAAGCGAATTCCTGGCTAACATGAGCCACGAAATCCGCACGCCTCTAACGGCGATTCTGGGATATGCCGATCTGCTGAAAAATGATTCAGAGTTCTCAACATCACCGCGAAAACGGGATCAGGCAGTGAATACTATCCAGGAGGCCGGCAACCATCTGCTGACCGTTATTAACGACATTCTGGATCTCTCCAAGATTGAAGCCCAGAAAGTCCAACTCGATTACACAACAACCCAGGTGTTCCACATTCTGGATCATATCGAGAGTCTGCTGCGTCCCCCGGCGACGGAAAAGGGAGTGGAGATGGTGACACGGATTCAGAATCCGATTCCCGATCTCATCAAAAGTGATCCCACACGACTGCGTCAAATCCTGATGAATCTGGTCGGGAATGCAGTCAAATTTACTGAGCAGGGACAGATTCAACTCATTGTAGAACTGTCTCAGCAGGGCGATATATCGTTTCTGCAATTCGACATTCAGGATACCGGTCCCGGGATGTCTCCCGCTCAGGCAGAGAAAATATTCAATGCCTTTTCCCAGGCCGATACCTCAGTCACTCGGCAGCATGGAGGAACCGGGCTGGGGCTGGTGATTTCACGGAAACTGGCTCGACTGATGAATGGTGAGGTCTCGCTTGTCTGGACCAGGCAAGGAACCGGAACCTGTTTTCGTCTGCTACTTCCCATAGAGACCGTCGACGAAACCAGGTATAGCACCTCTCGTTTTCAGGATGAGCCCGAACAGACTGAGCATAAAACATCACCCGCACCGCTCGCACTTCCCGCAGGTACTCGTATACTGCTCGCTGAAGATGGTCCCGACAATCAGCGGCTGATTTCTTTCCTGCTCAAGAAGAAAGGGGCCGAAGTCGATGTCGCCGACAATGGAGCGATTGCACTGCGCAAGTTTCAGGAAGCCGAACAGGCAGGACAACCCTATCAGCTTCTACTGACAGACATGCAGATGCCTGAAATGGATGGCTACACTCTGGCCAGAACGCTTCGTGCCGAAGGTGCAAAACTACCCATCGTAGCACTCACTGCGCACGCCATGGCCGAAGATCGACAGAAGTGCCTCGACGCAGGCTGCGATGATTACCTCAGTAAACCAGTCAACAGCAAAGTACTCGCGAAAACGCTTCTGCACTGGATTACACTGCAGACGCCGACTGAGACCGAGCCTCCTTCGGTGCTCTGA
- a CDS encoding PSD1 and planctomycete cytochrome C domain-containing protein → MYPACRTFSQRVATLSLILLSLAVTSLVQAEKPAPGLELFENKIRPVLIEHCYECHSASTTDIKGGLRVDSREAIRSGGESGAAVVPHQTGQSLLLDALRHESFEMPPGKKLSEEVIADFVKWVELGAPDSRDQPPSVDEAASLSWKAIFEKRRQWWSLQPLQKVTPPIVTNNDWSERPVDRFLLEKLQKSHLQPAKSASPRTLIRRLSFVLTGLPPTPEEVEAFVSAAKQDRQAAYERLVDLLLASPHYGERFARHWMDVVRYTDTYGYEWDNPAKGSWEYRDYLIRAFNEDVGFDQLVREQIAGDLLSKPRINRQSGFQESLIGPMFYHMGEHRHGDSINFNGIHQEMVNNKIDAFSKAFLASTVACARCHDHKLDAISQRDYYAMAAVFMTPRWTSRVIDAPGKQDVLIGQLQTLRNEIQQELKLVWSQQAEQFTSELATALDPSAEDSRSRIWREALGLTTEKEQKSPKLKAGDIAWLANQLLKFSTPAEIKPNWEQLQAAWRTASETHRRQNKERFKVLTDFSKPGFPEGWQVEGDGIQFGYVKEGTPLVSLEGEQLIQQLLPRGYHTHALSSKLPGAIRPPSERKLPGKMVSLNVAGGEWSGFLRTPDNAFQTENVIFFDRSEPAWQTFADRPLVNGIQRMMFEIATSDLNPDFPPRTGKTRAGGKLLPAEDFGFDKRSWFSVTEIVSHDQPGTPADEQAHFATLYDQTVPKNQFEASQRIAAWLTGSVKRWCQDQPKDGDVTLINWLLKNRLLDNHADTGSRLKQLVTEYRLIESQIQFAHTANSMDERGLTEISYPLNIRGNVDDPGKLIPPDFLEVFAGRHQVPQSPGSGRLELAEYLVSPEHPLTARVYVNRVWQWVFGEGLARTPNDFGHLGEQPTHPELLDYLAQEFMADGWSTRRLVRRLVLTQAFQQSGTVSEQSKDFDADNHLWHHYPTRRLEAEAIRDSLLTVSGSLDRRLYGRPIEVPRSKPDPAKRLFDGPLDGAGRRSIYLRMSIMDPPRFLVGFNLPDLKLPTGKRDVTNVPNQALILMNDPFVISQAEEWSKRLITDSSETVEQRLQQMFLTAYGRHPEASEVKRWTALIGELGGTREQSGLLQNPEVWRHVAHAMFNTKEFIYYR, encoded by the coding sequence ATGTACCCAGCCTGCAGAACATTTTCGCAGAGAGTCGCGACACTCAGTCTGATACTGTTGTCGCTGGCCGTCACCAGTCTTGTACAGGCCGAGAAGCCTGCTCCCGGTCTGGAACTGTTCGAGAATAAAATCCGACCGGTGCTGATCGAGCATTGTTACGAATGTCATTCTGCATCAACCACCGACATCAAAGGGGGACTGCGTGTTGACAGTCGTGAGGCGATTCGCAGTGGGGGAGAATCGGGCGCTGCGGTGGTTCCGCATCAGACCGGGCAAAGCCTGTTACTCGATGCGCTCCGACATGAATCATTTGAGATGCCGCCAGGGAAGAAGTTGTCTGAGGAGGTCATCGCTGACTTTGTGAAGTGGGTGGAGCTGGGAGCACCAGACTCTCGAGATCAACCGCCGAGCGTCGATGAGGCCGCCTCGCTCTCCTGGAAAGCGATCTTCGAAAAACGACGTCAGTGGTGGAGTCTGCAACCACTGCAGAAGGTCACGCCTCCCATCGTGACGAACAACGACTGGTCTGAACGGCCCGTAGATCGTTTCCTGTTAGAGAAGTTGCAGAAGTCACATTTACAACCCGCCAAATCTGCGAGTCCGCGAACACTGATCAGGCGACTTTCGTTTGTATTAACGGGACTACCTCCCACACCTGAAGAAGTCGAGGCGTTCGTCTCAGCAGCAAAACAGGATCGTCAGGCTGCCTACGAGCGACTGGTAGACCTGCTGCTGGCATCGCCTCATTATGGGGAGCGATTTGCCCGGCACTGGATGGACGTCGTGCGTTACACGGACACTTACGGTTACGAATGGGATAACCCGGCCAAAGGTTCCTGGGAGTACCGCGATTATCTGATTCGCGCATTCAACGAGGACGTGGGCTTTGATCAACTGGTGCGTGAGCAGATTGCAGGCGACCTGTTATCGAAGCCCCGGATTAACCGGCAGAGCGGGTTTCAGGAAAGCCTGATCGGCCCGATGTTCTACCATATGGGCGAACATCGCCACGGCGACAGCATTAATTTTAACGGCATTCACCAGGAGATGGTCAACAATAAGATTGATGCCTTCTCGAAAGCGTTTCTGGCGAGTACTGTTGCCTGCGCCCGCTGTCACGATCATAAGCTGGACGCCATTTCCCAACGCGACTATTACGCGATGGCAGCAGTCTTTATGACACCCCGCTGGACGTCACGCGTAATTGATGCCCCGGGGAAACAGGATGTACTGATCGGGCAGTTGCAAACACTGCGAAATGAAATCCAGCAGGAATTAAAACTGGTCTGGAGTCAGCAGGCCGAGCAGTTCACTTCGGAACTGGCGACAGCCCTCGATCCCTCTGCTGAAGACTCCCGTTCCCGCATCTGGCGCGAAGCACTCGGACTGACTACAGAAAAAGAACAGAAGTCCCCCAAATTAAAAGCAGGGGACATCGCCTGGCTGGCTAATCAACTGTTGAAATTCTCCACGCCAGCTGAAATCAAACCCAACTGGGAGCAACTGCAGGCAGCCTGGCGCACTGCCAGTGAAACACATCGTCGACAGAACAAAGAACGTTTTAAGGTACTGACGGACTTCTCAAAACCTGGTTTTCCTGAAGGCTGGCAGGTCGAAGGAGACGGCATTCAGTTTGGATATGTCAAGGAAGGGACGCCTTTAGTCTCCCTGGAGGGAGAGCAACTGATCCAGCAACTGCTGCCCCGTGGATATCATACACATGCACTCTCTTCTAAATTACCGGGGGCGATCCGACCACCGTCTGAGCGAAAGCTGCCGGGAAAGATGGTCAGCCTGAATGTGGCTGGCGGTGAGTGGAGCGGTTTTCTCCGCACACCGGACAATGCGTTTCAAACTGAGAATGTGATCTTCTTTGATCGAAGCGAGCCAGCCTGGCAGACCTTCGCTGATCGTCCGCTGGTGAATGGAATTCAGCGGATGATGTTTGAAATCGCAACCAGCGATCTGAATCCCGATTTTCCACCCCGGACCGGAAAAACCCGGGCCGGCGGCAAACTGCTGCCTGCGGAGGATTTTGGTTTTGATAAACGGAGCTGGTTCAGTGTGACGGAAATTGTCAGCCATGATCAACCGGGAACACCCGCGGATGAGCAGGCTCACTTCGCTACACTATATGATCAGACCGTTCCAAAAAATCAGTTTGAGGCCAGCCAGCGCATCGCAGCCTGGCTGACCGGAAGCGTGAAACGCTGGTGTCAGGATCAACCGAAGGATGGTGATGTCACGTTGATCAACTGGCTGCTGAAAAACCGGCTGCTGGATAATCATGCCGACACGGGTTCGCGTCTCAAGCAACTGGTCACGGAGTACCGCCTGATCGAATCGCAAATCCAGTTCGCGCATACAGCGAACAGCATGGATGAACGTGGATTGACTGAGATTTCCTATCCCCTCAATATTCGGGGGAATGTTGATGATCCCGGAAAACTGATTCCGCCTGACTTTCTGGAAGTTTTTGCCGGACGACATCAGGTTCCTCAGAGCCCGGGCAGTGGTCGACTGGAACTGGCAGAGTACCTGGTCAGCCCGGAACATCCTCTGACTGCGCGCGTCTATGTGAACCGAGTCTGGCAGTGGGTCTTTGGTGAAGGTCTTGCCCGAACCCCCAATGACTTCGGGCACCTGGGCGAACAACCCACGCATCCGGAACTGCTGGACTACCTGGCGCAGGAATTCATGGCAGATGGCTGGTCAACCAGACGCTTGGTACGCAGGCTGGTACTGACGCAGGCATTTCAACAGTCGGGAACCGTGTCTGAGCAGTCGAAAGACTTCGATGCAGACAACCATTTATGGCATCACTACCCGACCCGCAGACTGGAAGCCGAGGCGATTCGCGATTCTCTGCTGACGGTGTCCGGCAGTCTGGACCGCCGGTTGTATGGTCGTCCAATCGAAGTGCCCCGATCAAAACCCGATCCTGCGAAACGACTGTTCGATGGTCCCCTGGATGGTGCAGGTCGGCGCTCGATTTATCTGCGGATGTCGATCATGGATCCTCCCCGGTTTCTGGTTGGTTTTAATCTGCCGGATTTAAAACTCCCCACCGGCAAACGGGATGTCACTAATGTGCCCAACCAGGCCTTGATTTTGATGAACGATCCGTTTGTCATCAGTCAGGCAGAGGAATGGTCGAAGCGTCTGATTACTGATTCAAGTGAAACAGTGGAACAACGGTTACAGCAGATGTTTCTGACTGCCTATGGACGCCATCCCGAAGCGAGTGAAGTCAAACGCTGGACAGCGTTGATTGGAGAACTGGGAGGGACGCGTGAGCAGAGCGGGTTGCTGCAGAATCCAGAAGTCTGGCGGCATGTGGCTCACGCCATGTTTAATACCAAAGAATTCATTTATTACCGGTAA